The Bombus pascuorum chromosome 13, iyBomPasc1.1, whole genome shotgun sequence nucleotide sequence atataacactttacgaaatgtccataaggacaaattttaaaaaaccaaaataaaataaaaaaaaaaaaaagaaattttgatcGCGTCGTTTAAAATGTTGGTTTTTAACGAGGTTATACAATTTAAGAGTTACGTGTGCAcctttcataaaagatataacctagcaaacacgaagatgctggcaccctgctgggggtagccacccacatgctatattttacttttattttttttcaccaataagatataacactttaccaaatgttcttcaggacaaattgtaaaagaaccaaaataaactaaaaaaactCTGGAAAAAAAAACGTGTGTACCTATACGTAGTGTGGAAGATCAACAAGTAACACTAGCTCTTtacaaaagaattaaaaaggaTAGCGCGTTTTATTTCTCGCattaaaaaaatctaaaaGTAGCTGCTATTTATGGTTAACTCGATGTTCTTATTCGTAATTTCAGCCTATAACACTTCCGTTCATACTGACGTAGCGTTACATCCTCCAATTATATCTAACAATTGTAATGATGTAACCAATGCGATTGTATTTTTTTTGCATTCtcataaaatgatttatcgtTGGGAAGGTAAAAACTCAGTGTATCGAAGCTGCGAACATCGTTACTTGAAATAAAGACATTTCCAATGAGAAAATTTACTTACTACACGTATTGGGTTAACAACTAAGTGGGTGCGGATTTTGagatgaaaatacaattttttcagatACAATTGCGAACGCCTGTGCAATCGGCTTGGACGAGTGAAGCGACTGCTTAATTGGCGCGAACCGATTCCGGAAGCTTATTTCCCAAAATTAGATTCTCTGGTTGCCAGCCGAACGTGGCCAGCTCGACCCAGCGGTGCTGTGCTTCGTGACATCAATCGACAGGTTGATGAACTAGACTTCGACATCCAGGATCTGGAAAGATGGCGAGATCGCATCTACGAAGCGATTCACACGGGATCTGTAATTAATGCGAGGGGCGAAAGAATTCCATTGACCGAGAAGGATGGGATCAACGTGCTTGGAAACATCATGGAGGCTAGCATTCTGTCTCCAAATCAGAACGTTTACGGCGATCTTCATAACTTTGGTCATGTCGCCATCTCTTACATCCATGATCCGGATCATCGGTATTTGGTAAGCACGTTTAGGCCAATAATTCCTTTCTCAACGATTATAATTGGTTATTAGCGACTCGTTAGCTGAAATCATAGCTTGAGCTTCAtcatttttccaatattttattttaatataatttcatattaaaattatgcGACCTAGCAACCGATGCGAGTGTTTTACGGCCAGCAAAAAATTTATCGCAGGAATAAGACGAAGCGCAATAATTGTTGTATTATGCATATCATATAAACAACATTTCGTGGTTCatcttcatttcttttctcttctcttcttagGAAACTTTCGGCGTTATGGGAGATTCGGCTACTGCTATGAGGGACCCCGTGTTTTACAGATGGCACGCCTTCGTCGACGATGTTTTCCAGGAACATAAAAACACATTGCCTCAATATACTGTGCAACAGGTATGAAATAATACTCTTATtcattgtataattaaaaaccaTGACTCACTTCTTTTCGTTCGAACCAAGGACAACTTATGTTCGCAACGATAcatcgaatttatttttcgttctttaCAGTTGGACTTCCCAGGTGTGGAAATAGCGGATGTCAAAGTGATGACTGATCAACAACAGAATGTTCTCAACACATTCTGGACCAAGAGCGATGTAGATTTGTCGCGTGGACTCGATTTCACTCCGCGTGGCGCGGTGCTCGCTAGATTCACTCACCTGAATCACGCTGACTTCACCTACACGATTGTTGTTAATAATCGCAACAAGGGAACAGTAAACGGCACTGTTCGCATCTTTATAGGTCCAAAGGAGGATGAGCGTGGTCTACCTTTTACCTTCAGGCAACAGAAGACTTTCATGATCGAAATGGACAAATTCACTACTACACGTACGTTGCTGTATATTGTTAACTTTATTTCTATTCTCATTTTATCCGCATCCAATTGAATACACTACCCgataaatttcttcaaactttGCCTTAGTTTCGTTGATATCAGATACaggtttttgaaaatattctgctATTCTTTATTCCAATCTGTTCTAATCTTATAATGGAGATACGATTAGCTCGATCTATGCATAACGTAATTTTCTCATCTATCGTTGAAATCGACAATAACATTTCTTTGTACATTTGATCGCAGTTCGTCCAGGACAGAATGTAATTGAACGCAAGTCAACGGATTCATCCGTCACCATACCATTTGAACGAACTTTCCGCAATTTGAGCGAAAGGCCAGGAGGAGGTAGTAGTTTGCAGCAGTTTAATTTCTGTGGATGCGGATGGCCTCATCACATGCTTGTACCAAAAGGCAACAAAGAAGGTTTCCCCATGGAACTGTTCGTCATGGTGTCTGATTATAAGGATGACGCTGTGAGTACTGCTTgtcgttattttataaagataattgAAAAGATGAAACGTCTAAGTAAATAGAACATTGTTTCCCCCATTCAGTATTATTACGAGTGTAgcactttcgatattttacatagACGCGCACATTACGCGCATTCCGTGCATTTTTGCACTTTCAAATTCCACACAGACGCGTAAAAATCTACAATCTACTCACGATTCGTAAAATTCTACTCAAATTTTCGAgcgcataaaagatataacttggaaaaaacgaagctggcaccccgctgggggtagccacccacacgctatatttatttttattttattttttttttctcaccaataagatataacaccttaccaaatgtccttcaggacaaattgtaaaaaaccaaaataaaataaaaaaaaaattttgattgCGTCGTTTAAAATTTTGGTTTTTAACCAGgttatacaatttaaaagtTACGTGTGCAcctttcataaaagatataacctagcaaacacgaagatggcaccctgctgggggtagccacccacatgctatattttatttttatttttttttctcaccaataagatataacacctTACCAAacgtccttcaggacaaattgtaaaaaaaccaaaataaaaaaaaaaatttcgagCGCCTCGTAGTAGCATAATTCTATGTTGCATAATTCTATCATTCTATCGTTTATTCTTCTTGAGTGCGTATTTAGACATATAAATTTGCAGAAGAATTCACAGTTGAATAGATCATCGTGCAAACAGACTGTggcattaaaattataaataaggGAAACAAAACTGATCGTAACTATAATCGTTGGTGTTGTTATAATCACGCAGGTGGAACAAGACGCGCGATCTAATTGCAAGGAGGCTGTAAGTTACTGTGGATTGAGGGACAAGAAGTATCCTGATGCACGTGCTATGGGATATCCATTCGATCGTCAACCACGTGCAGGCGTTGAAAATTTAGCTCAGTTCCTCACTGGAAACATGGCGGTAACCGAAGTAACAGTTCGATTTTCCGACACGGTCGTACCTAGATCTAGATCCGGAAGTACAAGCAACAATTTAGCTTTCACGTAATCGTGCGTGTTTATGGATAGTAATTGTACCGTTCTGTTGATTATACCGAGGGAAACGTAGAATGGCATTTGTTTAAAGgttcatctattattttttactatttagctcttccttttttttttttttttttggtattGCGACGAAGCAAGTAAAATAGTATTTCTTCTCTCGTTGCTGGTAATTTCTTCAAGCAAcagttcttttcttttaactgAGTCATTTATAATGCAAACAAATTGTAATTTGCACAGGTTGTTTGAAtcaatagaataattttataatagaagaaataaaaaatattatacttgtTTCATCTAGCAAGAAAGGAATTTGAATGTTCGACGCAAATAACTTTCGTATGAAAACTAACGTCGATAAACGATCGATGAATAActctactttttattttgtactattttagttatacttttatattgtaaaacacTAAATGTAACGTGTaagatgcaaaaataaaagacaaaaaaaaaagaagaatttaaaaacacctatatttgttgattttaattacctgtatcattaaaaaatagttaTATTACATTCTGGAATTCGACACTGCTAATGTGTGTCGTATGCAGTGAAAATAAAAGGTACTATTAAACGAAACATATACTAACtagcaaaattaaaagattttcaCAGCactttcaataaaaaattatcgatcATTGTACTCATCATTTCGTAAAGAAAAATTGCACATTTATTTACTTGCAACTATTTTAAACCGCCAAAAGCTTTTACTTGCACCTTGGTAAATTAACtttaaattaacattaagCAAACTTGAAGTCCTAGAACCTTTACGATCTCAAAATGCCACAAATTATGTATACGTGTCGAAGCTTGTAAATTTCAGTTACTGGTAGACTTTACGACTTCGCTATACTTTCCAGGCAAGTATACTACGAGTAGGTATGACTAATTAACAACAACTCTTGCCTGAACTAAACCGTTTTGTGCTTCATCGAACAGTATAAATGCAGAGATTGGTTAAAACGAAGCGGAATAAATTCACTGTAAGTAGATgctttacaaaaataattgataaactgcaattgtatgaaattttgtcTGGAATTTCTTACCAAGTCGTATTCGGAGAACTTCTTACTTCTATTCCATATATTGTCGTACTTTaaaacacgttcgtcgcccagCGTGATTCGGCTAAGTTTCCTGCGGGGCCCAAATCCGGCCGCCGGTACgcagaacgtaaatagagcgacgagcaggaattcatcgtttatcgccttcgattcattataaagaaaagattatttatttctgaaatggagaaagctatccagctagagtattccgagggatctcatGGCAGACATCTCAGATCTTTCATTTAATCGAGAAGCATACTTGCGAGACGTACAGCGgtgattttttcatcctcaaaatgttcggtaaacagcgtgaaaatatatttgaaagtgaggagagtagTCAAAACGGAGTCTAACTATTTTTCGAAGTGCCCAAAATCACcccaaatgtgtttggaatgttttaaggaataccatacgatataggataacgtaatatattatccagaatacaaattaataaaaagtatggtataatgtgtgtttaatatttttatgttgtatttcctatatataatatcgtatatttaattaattaactcgaacaagaagagcgtCAGCGTCATTTGGTGACGGGGCCCCCACGGAAGTACACCCATCGCATAGATATGTGCGAcgtggcgacgaacgtgttaagaaGAACATCTTGATCTTCGCGTTTCCTAGTTAATTTTTCCAACTATTTCCatgaagttttaattaaaaggcAGAATTCTTTctcacattttttatattattaatctaatttAGCTATCGAATCCtacaataaaagaatatacGATACGAGCGGTGTTCATCAAATATAGTTCgccaaaattac carries:
- the LOC132913761 gene encoding phenoloxidase 1-like, giving the protein MSTDKSGILYLFDRPAEPVYVPKGEDKVAFDIPAAYLPDRYRPVATQVFNRFGEDTESKLQVKQITLPDLSIPMQLGRHQPFSLFIPAHRRIATRLIDIFMGMRTYDDFLSVAVYCRDRVNPNMFIYALSVAILHRPDTKDLPVPPLTEVFPDKYMDSAIFSKAKEEANLVPEGARIPIEIPRDYTASDLDDEHRVAYWREDIGINLHHWHWHLVYPFEGDMRIVNKDRRGELFYYMHEQIMARYNCERLCNRLGRVKRLLNWREPIPEAYFPKLDSLVASRTWPARPSGAVLRDINRQVDELDFDIQDLERWRDRIYEAIHTGSVINARGERIPLTEKDGINVLGNIMEASILSPNQNVYGDLHNFGHVAISYIHDPDHRYLETFGVMGDSATAMRDPVFYRWHAFVDDVFQEHKNTLPQYTVQQLDFPGVEIADVKVMTDQQQNVLNTFWTKSDVDLSRGLDFTPRGAVLARFTHLNHADFTYTIVVNNRNKGTVNGTVRIFIGPKEDERGLPFTFRQQKTFMIEMDKFTTTLRPGQNVIERKSTDSSVTIPFERTFRNLSERPGGGSSLQQFNFCGCGWPHHMLVPKGNKEGFPMELFVMVSDYKDDAVEQDARSNCKEAVSYCGLRDKKYPDARAMGYPFDRQPRAGVENLAQFLTGNMAVTEVTVRFSDTVVPRSRSGSTSNNLAFT